The Novipirellula artificiosorum DNA segment GCGACGAGAATGGACAACCCAACAAGAAGACGGATCCCGGCGTTTCGTGTGTACAGTTCCATCTAATAAGAGAATCCGCAACGCACTTTCAGAGAACGACCGCGATAACCGAGTCGCGGCGATTGATTTTCCATTCTCAAAAACGACGACTCCGCGACGTGATTCATGCAGTAACATCAACGCGAGCAGCCCCGTGACTTCGGAATCTGGTAGTAAATCAAGAAGCAACCGACAAAGTCGAATCGCCTCAACGGCCAATTCATTCAGGTCTTCGCT contains these protein-coding regions:
- a CDS encoding DUF6596 domain-containing protein; the protein is MAVEAIRLCRLLLDLLPDSEVTGLLALMLLHESRRGVVVFENGKSIAATRLSRSFSESALRILLLDGTVHTKRRDPSSCWVVHSRRRMHRTAVDALAFSHGQARCFSTRVPSC